Within Scyliorhinus canicula chromosome 14, sScyCan1.1, whole genome shotgun sequence, the genomic segment gatgtctgcgagatgccggacagttccccactcggtgcctggaatgaccccgtggcataaaagttcagggccacagtaaccttgacggacacggggagagggtgtcctcccccagtgccacgcggtgccaggtctGCCAGCGGGTGGCAGATGTCTGCCACGGTTTCACAGCTCATCCAGAAtcacctcctgcattcccggaccgtgaggtcctggtacgacgaacggGGCCGGTCCACATGGGGCCTTCTCGGGCGTCTCCGCGACCGTGGGaggatggcacctggccaggcggacgacctctctttctccccccccacgacTATTTGCCggtcggagaatttgggacacggcgggggcgggattgacgctggccccgggcgcttctccgacccggcgggtggtcggagaatcctgccccatgttacCAATTACTCAAGGGGCATAGTGAAAGTATTAAATGAGTACAGTAAGCCTCCTCTTTCAATCATCCTATTTTAATTTTGGCCAGTTAATAGCGTCCATAGTTGCATTTAGCACTGGGAACTTTGTTTtaatgtcttatcacatggctctGATGTAGGGGTTGGTGATCGGTGCCATTTTAGAGCTGCCGCTCCAGCTCCCTGACCCTCCAATTCACTGCCAACACTGCATCTCACCGACCCTtcctcccctcaccacctctCCAGTTTGCAACTCACTTCTGCGAATCAAACCTGCTCTTCCTGCCTTTCACCACTCATCTTGCAAGCTGTCACTCATAGCAATGTTTCGGGAGAATGAAGCGGGGAATGAGAGAGTTATCAAGCAGGAGGGTCAGAAAGGGAAGCTGAACCAACTACCACTGATGCAGAGTTTAAATGTACACCTGAACTGCTATTtaaactgtaagaagtcttacaacaccaggttaaagtccaacaggtttgtttcaaacacgagctttcggagcgcagctccttcctcaggtgaatggcgaggtatgttccagaaacatttatacagacaaaatCAGAGAtgatggacaatgcttggaatgcaagcatttgcaggtaatcaaatcattacagatccagggagagggataatcacaggttaaagaggtgtgaattctctcaagccagaacagttggtgggattttgcaagtccaggccagatggtggggggtggatgtaatgcgacatgaatccaagatccctgttgaggccgcactcatgcgtgcggaacttagctataagtttttgctcggcaattctgcgttgtcgcgtgtcctgaaaaccgccttggagaacgcttacccggagatcagaggctgaatgcccttgactgctgaagtgttccccgactggaagggaacattcctgcctggtgattgtcgcacgatgcccgttcattcgttgtcgcagtgtctgcatggtctcgccaatgtaccacgcttcaggacatcctttcctgcagcgtaagaggtagactacattggtcgagtcgcacgaatatgtgccgcgcacctggtgggtggtgttaccacgtgtaatggtggtatccaagtcgatgatctggcatgtcttgcagagattgccctggcagggttgtgtggtgtcgtggtcctggtgttgtaagacttcttactgtgctcaccccagtccaacgccggcatctccacatcatggctatttaAACTGACCTCAGGTTCTGCGATCAGTTTCCTGAGCCCCGAAACAGGTGCTGTACAAGTTAAATTTACAGCCACGTTAAACACAATTTTCAAAAATAACCTCAAATGAAGTCCTCTGAATGTTCACATTTTCTGAATGAGACCAAAAACAGACGACATAAAATGCTTCTCCCTATGACCCGCATAGCACAATAAGGGGAGGATGGCGGGGAGGATGGGGTAATGATGTGAATCAGCACATTGTCTTTTCCTCTTTAAACCTGGATACAAATCCATACAAGGGACTAACAACTTTTACTGATGGCACAGATACTACACCAAATGAGTATGGTTAATAAATCAGCATCCAACGAGGATGACCACGGTatctcactacattcaccccttTCCTACATGTAGTTCTGTTATCAATTGTCAGATGAACAACTGATGCAAGAATTCGAAATGTCAACAGAAGGAATCTTTTATATATCATTAAGACAGCATGATGTTGGTTTACACTACATTTATCTGTGCTATTTGCATTtgaattttttattcattcattggtTGCGACATCACTagcaaagccaacatttattgtccaccccgaAATGTCCTCGAGAAGGTAgcagtgagatgccttcttgaataactgcagtccatgtggtttaggtacactcactgtgctattACAAAGGGAGTTCCAAGTTTTCTGACCCAACAACACAAAGGAGtgatgatatagttccaagtcaagctGCTATGTGGCTTGCAGGGTAACTTCAAGTGATGGTGTTCCTATCTGTCtgatacccttgtccttctaggtgatagaggtcatgaattggaaggtgctgtccaggaacGCTTGacaagttgttgcagtgcatctttcagattatgcacactgttgctactgtgcTCCGGTGGTGCAAAAGGCGAATACTTAAGATGGTGAATACTTAAGATGGTGAATAGATGTTGATCAGGTGGACTGTCTTGGATAGTGTcaggtttcttgagtgttgttgaaattGTACTCATTGAGGCGAGTgctttccattacattcctgacttctttataattatctttattgtcacaagtaagtttacgtcaacacggcaatgaagttgatttgaaaagcccctagtcgcccaatttcggcgcctgttcgggtacactgggggagaattcagaatgtccaattcacctaatggcatgtctttcgggaggaaaccggagtacccagaggaaacccatgcagagatggggagaatgtgcagattccacagacagtggcccatcgaacctgggaccctaacgctgtggagcaacagtgctaaccactgtgctactgtgccaccttgcaGATAGTTGGTGGACAGCTTTTggagagtgaggaggtgagttacacaccacagaattcccagcctttgacttgctcttgtGGCCAGTGTGTATCCAACAGTGTTCAGGTTCATTGTGATCTAATGCACACAACCTAGCTACCATGAAGGCACAGACCTACCTTGAAGCATTCTAAGGCTACCTCAGGAAGAGAGTTTTTCCGTtcactggatgtgggcatcactggctcggtTAGCAATTTCCATCCCCAATGACCATCcccaaatgcccttgagaaggtggtgttcagccaccttcttgaaccactactgtccatgtgatgtagatgCACCTACAATACTGCTGAAAGAgtcatccaggattttgacatacaacagtgaaggaatgttgTTAAAGTTCTAaaccaggatggtgtgtggcttggaggcaaATGGACAGGTGATCCAGTTCCCATGCTTCTGTTATCCTTGTGCTAGGAGGTGAAAGAGTTTCCAGATTTTCATGGTGCTGTCGAAGAAACctaggtgagttgctgcagtgcaacttgcATATGGTACACACCCCTGCACTGTGAATTTGTGCTGCCTTGTAAATAGTAGAAAGGCTTTTGTGGGGATGGACcaatttctggccaatggtaaccgcTAGGATGTTGTTGATGTGGGAATCGagcaatggtaatgcctttgaatgtcatggggagatactTTGATTCGCTCTTATTGGAAATGGTCAATGCCGAGCACTCGAgtgatgtgaatgttacttgccatttatcagatCAAGCCTTCGTGTTATAGAGACCTTGCTGAATGCAGACACGGGCTGTTTCAGTATTTGAGGAATTGTGAACACTGCAATTATCagcaacatctccacttctgacattatgataaGGGTAAATGATTGATGAAACAATTGAAAATGGTTAGACTTAGGAAACTagcctgaggaacacctgcagtgatatcctagggttgagatgattggcctccaacaaccacaactatctttcCTTTGTGCTAGCTATGGATCTAACCAATGATGCATATTCCCAGTTCGCATTAACTTCAGATTTGTTTGATTCCACTTTTGGACACCGTTTGAATTGATCTAATGTTAATGCTTGGGTCAAGGCGATaattttctctctcctccccactcttTTCAGTATGTGTTCAGCTCACTACAACTTCTAAGCATCACTCCTAACTTCCTTGTCATACCTGACCAGAAAGGCTATTCAGTGCTCTAATTCCTTAACCGACATTCAGGATGTTGATATTGCCCGAAACCAGAGACTTTTCTGTTGTTCCAATTGTAAGATTTGCACATCACAATGACAATATAAAAAGAGTAGCTACATGTCAGGAAGATTTTATGCAGGTCAGAAACCGATGGCTTGGCTGAACAATGAGCATGAAGATAAACATAAAAAAGGTGTTTCCTGCTGAAAATGAGTGTGTACCTATATCACATAAATCTTAACTCACAATAAGCATTTGAAGTAACAATGATGTCAATCACATGGAATAACTCCACATGTATTAACATTATACTCTCAGTTCCCTAGGTTATACAGAAGGTAACAACCAGTTTTGAATTATTGCCTCTATTTTCAGAGCATAAAAGTGACGACAAAAAGGACTGAGGATTTAAGTATAAAACTGAGTCTCATTCAAAGGGCTACTGTTAATGGCTAACATCAGAGATCAAATTTCAAAGAGTGACAAAACATTTCCAATAATACATACTTTAAGGTAGTGCTACAATCCTCATCGATACTGaaaacttaaaaaataaattcaaacttTCAATTTATAGCTGAaaggatgattcaagaattcacatTTTAAGACTGTTACTGATAAGCAGTACTAAATAAGCACTATTGCTATAGGTGACCTACAACTATAAACTACAAAACAGAGCTTTACCCATTTGACACATACACTTCACACTATCCCTTAAGCAATCATTTGATGTTCTAAGATCCAGTCCAAAAAGTGATTCTTAGCTCCCAAGGGTTTATATCAATTATTTTCCTTTCCCCAGCTACAGTAGTAACTTTTAACCTCTGAATGGTCTTTCATAGTGAGGGTTTTTCCTTGTGATTCTCCCCACAGTGCAAGCGAGGCAAATCTTTGAGCCTCATTTCAAATTCTCATCCATTTGGCTTTTTGGCTCCAAGTGCGAGCTCCCATCCACATTCCTGCATGGTGAAACACAGGGACTTTCAGCATCTAGCTGCTCCCTCTCCCAGAACCTGGCAGACTGCCCGTGTCTGTGGGCTTCAAGGATAGTTTAGAAACCCCTCTCCTCTTAAACCCCATTTCTATGGCAGTGTGAATCCAGGGCACGTATCCAGATAAAAATGTTGATTAGAGATCCTTGAAACCCCAATTCTCTTTAATCttggaagtaaatggacagtttaaagcATAACTAACTCTTTACAATCCAATGTTCTCAACGCCTTCCTGGTACTTTGGAGACTAGGAGTCCAACCAACCTAAACAAATGCTGCCATTGTATCCAAGTGTGAACACCTTACATCACCTTTCCAGCAGAACAACCCAAGCCTCCTTTGAATCTCCAAAAGTCACATCATCCAGGCCTATTGATATAGAGATAGCAGAACAGGTTACATACCCCTCATTGTTATCCTAAATTAAAATTCATAGTCCTGAAATGTAactatcttataaacctcattaTCGGCACAGCAGAAGCACCAAATAAAGATTCAAATAGATACCCACCCAGAATTCCTCCTGAAGTGGTTTTATATTACTTAGTAGTACTTCCTCATAGTTGCCGTAGCCTCTGAACACAACAACTGCCGTCACTCCGGAAGGGTGAAGTGCCTTGATGACTGCCCGATAAAACTGCAACAAAGGGAGCATAATTATGAAAAATCTAAGCTGCAAGGACCAGAAATGAAATTAAGGGAACATAATATCATTCAAACACTAAATACTGGATCATCAGGTCATTATACTAACAAGGATTGCTTTTTCTAAATCCATAAATTTATGAAGAATTGTAACTCCAATTCAGTACCATTGAGCTTTCCAGATCAGAGATAATAATAAAAAGTAATATGTACTAAACGTAAACTATATGTACCACAAAAGACAAGTGAACATTTAAGAAAAAGATTCAAGCACAATAGGCAACTGGAAAAAAAATATCTCCCAGGTTGATTTCATTCAACATCAGAATTGATCTTTTACAAGCATAAATGCGATGCAGTACTATATGAATTAGGAATTTATATTTTTATCTTGAGGACTAACCTTCTTGGAAGGAAAAATCCAAACTAAGGACACTGAAAGGACTGCTACTTATGACCATCTTGAAAGCTCAGCTACCACATGTTAAGAACCACAAGATGGTCAAGATCAATAACAAGAAGCTTTACAATTCGTGTTTGCTGGTAAATGAACAACTAGAGTAAAGGGACAATACTGTGCAGTCCTAAGATTGTAGGTTTATGAGGATATTTAGAAGCATTGAGCATTGTAAAGAGTTATTATCTAAGCTTTCTGCTGGAACTGctgttttgaaaaaaaattttGCTTTTGGACTGTAGCTTTTAGCAGGTTGAGGATTGTAATATGATCACAACAATCCTTATCCTGAAAACTAATTGTTATTTCTATAAGTGAAGGAAGATAGCTCGAGACTTGAAGCCATCTACAGTGTGTTTTTTCCTCATTCCACTTTGAATATACAAACATCTTCTGCAGTTTCTATTTTCAGGATTAAACTTTGCTAAATTCAAATTTAATAAATTTTCTAACATTCAGTTTtattattttacttttatttctcGTCTGTTAGAATTAGGGAAATATTGAACTAATATTATATTTACAGAGAGTATACTCGTTTTCTTCCAAGGTCCATAGATTACATCATTAAACATAGAATCAGAAAATAAGAACAGGAAAATATTGTGTGATGATGACAAAGCAGACaaggtctgtgcctggacacagaACTTGCCATGTTTATAAAGGAGTGAACGATTGTCAGTTCCGGTTTTGGGGTACATCCCAAGGGTTTGGTTCATTCCTACCGTAGAATGACTAAAGTACACCAGACAGCTGTACAAGCATATGTGAACAGGAGATACAAGGAATTGGTCGCGTGTTCCACCCAAGGGTCACCCAATTAATATAATTCACAACTGTTCCTTGTAAACTGCTACTCAAATTGTATGCATTAAGTTTCATTTGAATTTAAAATAAAGCTAACTGTTCGCAACACAGGATCAGTTCAAACTACTGATCAACCAATCTAAAGGAACTACATTTAGCACACAATGATACTTTCAACACGAGGATGCAGGAATGAGGAAGTTTGCATTGAACATACAGTTACTTTACTAAAATAGGGTTTGATGAGATTTGTTGTGATTGAGGTCAGGCGATTAAAGCTAGAGGCATTGATCATATTTAAATCTTTTTCTTGCTCCCAGTCCAAGTTACCTAGAGCTCAGAAAACGTGCTCCCCAATAAAGGAGCAGAATGTTAATTTGGGACAGACCATCAATTTGGGATTGAGCAATTTGAGGTGGATGGCATAAAAGGTCTTTCGTAAAAGGAAGAAACAGGGTTTCTTGGAGGTTATTTTAGCAATTTAAAAGATTTGAGAGTTTCACTCCCAAGTTAGAGGACAGAGCAAGCACTATTCATATCCCACTTTTCATctctatgcccataacccaatgGATATTTAAGTACGTTTCAAATGTGATGAGGATTTTTGCCCCCACAAGCCTTTCAGGCATTGAATTCCAgacattcaccatcctctgggtgaaaaacacACTCCTTAATTTATCTCTGATCCTTCTACCAGTTACTTTCCTTCTTTACCTTCTGGTTAAACATTTCTCTGCTCGGGGAAATAGGTCCTTCCTGcccaccctatccaggcctcaATAATTTTATGTACCTCAATTAAATCTTCCCTCAGCCTCTTTTGGTTCCAGCTGTAGCTCACTGTTGAGAGCAGTTGGTGGTGCATTAGACTTTCACTCTGATTTTTGCATTTGTACTTTACCCAAAagtggatgcaagattttagtaaATTGCCTTTTTAGGACAAGATTGCAGAATGAAACAGATGATTGACAATTTAAGCCGTTTCTATCCAGTTGGTAATATGTATGACTCCAAAGCAGATTCTACCCAAAATTTGCCAGCCTTTCacgaactgtgaagcaacagaaagTCAACAGGGCATTGTGTTTTTCCTGAGGGTAGACTGTTGGAGAAAGATAGAGGAACATTTAATTGTGTTGCATCTGACTTGGGAATATTGAATACGGACACTTGGCACCCAAAATGGCACAGGCGTCCATTTCCCAGCACAATGGTGAGCACAAAGATATTTTTAACCAATCTTACCTTGTTATCTTCCCAATAAAGAGCTAAGCACTGATCCCCTGGTCTCCAATCACTAAAGTGTGATTTATTTGACACTGCTGAAGAAGGGTAATCAGTCTCATAAGATTTTTCCCATGTTCTTTCTGGTTTAATTGGTCCGGTTCTTTTCTTTGACCCTGAATCATAAATTCCATTATTGTTCTGAGAATATTCTGTAAGTTTTGACTGGCTATGTTCTGTTGATTTTATAGGTCCTGTTCTTTTTCTGAAAAAGGGGTCTTCTACTTGTCCATTAGATATGTTACATGCATCAACAATTCGTGCACAGGTGTTGTCAATGTGTAGACTGAAGTCCCTTGAGTTTTTCACATTTCCAGAGATTCCACTACCTATTACTTGAGATAGTTCCATACCTTTCCGTTCATTGAAAGTACTATAATTATGTCTCTGATTTTCAAATTTTGCTCTCTGTTGACTGCCGTAATCCAGCTGATCTTTTTTACTCTGGCTGCCTTTAAATTCCATTGAACCTGGACCATCTCCTAATTTATTTGTTTGGCTCTCTCCTTTGGCTTTTCTATTTGTCTCATTCCCGAAGTGAATCATTTGTTGCTCATGGTCTCTTAGCCTTTCATTCCCAGAGTAATGCTTGCCACCTCTTCTCCCATCGTCCAGCCACTGGACATTTCCAGTGAAATGTTGCCTTTCAGAACCTCTGCCCCGCTGTGGACCATAGTTGTCCAAAGCTTGTCTTGCAATTAGATTCTCCCTTTGGAAGCGAGGTGGTCTGTCATGTTTTTGAGGTCGATCATTATGCCAAGGGGCATTCTTCTGTTGAAAGCCCTTCACAACAATACTTTTATCAGTGCTTGATTGATGTGGATGTTGCATTTTTGACTCTAAGAAACAAACACAAACAATAAAGTAAGATTTAACTTTTTAATCACTTTCATCGATTTGTTCATTTTACAAATAAACATGGTAGAGAATATACCTCAGAAAACCTGCACACTATTTCCAGAGTgtctccctccatcactccctttCCACCAAGTGCATAATAATTAAGTTAAATGTGTAATCTTACAGTTTTATGTGAGATGAAACTTCATATTTAATATGACTTTCGTAAGACTCTGAGATGTGTCAGCTTTATGATCTTGAAGTTGTCAGCAAGCTAAATTTGAACTAAAATTTTCGACTGACTTGTGCATCCCTTACCTCCTTTTGCTTGAACATTGGTGGCTGCGCCTTGCATTGACTTGGGCACTTTGGATTGGAACCACCACCCTATCGTTTGATAATGTTTCccttggcaggttgatggaaaaagtgaaggcgcatggggttcagggtgtactagctagatgtataaagaactggctgggcaacaggggacagagagtagtggtgggagTGTCTCAaattggagaaaggtgactagtggtgttccacagggatccatgttcagaccactgttgtttgtgatatacataaatgatctggacgaaggtataggtggtctgattaacaagtttgcagatgatactaagattggtggagttgcagatagcgagggggactgtcagagaatacagcaaaatatagatagattggagagttgggcagatggagttcaatccaggcaaatgcaaggcgatgcattttggaagatccaattcaagagcggactatatggtcaatggaagagtcctgggggaaattgatggacagagaaatctgggagttcaggtccattgtaccctgaaggtggcagcacaggttGATAAGAGTgaccaagaaggcatacagcatgcttaccttcatcggacggggtattgagtataagggttggcaggtcatgttgcagttgtataggactttgattaggccacatttggaa encodes:
- the tdrd3 gene encoding tudor domain-containing protein 3 isoform X1, with translation MLRVQMTDGNVNCIGIEFSHLSKISLNTPPGTKVRLFGTVKIKNGFLLLNDANVFVLGGEVDQLIEKWELQRSLAKFNRSNIGTEGGPPPFVPFGQKCLTRDQVDSRDLDKRKTLQVASTNKTGGDDEFEKQRTAAIAEISKNKEAKIFGGGSNVRSNLNSSGTGNRSRDAFQKNREEKCIRADGKTEGVYRELVDERALQHITEMGFSKEEARQALMDHSNNLENALNSLINSTKTPPVMYNPPARGKGRGRGRSRPEEDDDLANARPSAPSTLFDFLESKMSSLSVEESKMQHPHQSSTDKSIVVKGFQQKNAPWHNDRPQKHDRPPRFQRENLIARQALDNYGPQRGRGSERQHFTGNVQWLDDGRRGGKHYSGNERLRDHEQQMIHFGNETNRKAKGESQTNKLGDGPGSMEFKGSQSKKDQLDYGSQQRAKFENQRHNYSTFNERKGMELSQVIGSGISGNVKNSRDFSLHIDNTCARIVDACNISNGQVEDPFFRKRTGPIKSTEHSQSKLTEYSQNNNGIYDSGSKKRTGPIKPERTWEKSYETDYPSSAVSNKSHFSDWRPGDQCLALYWEDNKFYRAVIKALHPSGVTAVVVFRGYGNYEEVLLSNIKPLQEEFWAEEEESFEGTLEFCRGGDGQPRRSTRPTQRYYQPPGARK
- the tdrd3 gene encoding tudor domain-containing protein 3 isoform X2, translated to MLRVQMTDGNVNCIGIEFSHLSKISLNTPPGTKVRLFGTVKIKNGFLLLNDANVFVLGGEVDQLIEKWELQRSLAKFNRSNIGTEGGPPPFVPFGQKCLTRDQVDSRDLDKRKTLQVASTNKTGGDDEFEKQRTAAIAEISKNKEAKIFGGGSNVRSNLNSSGTGNRSRDAFQKNREEKCIRADGKTEGVYRELVDERALQHITEMGFSKEEARQALMDHSNNLENALNSLINSTKTPPVMYNPPARGKGRGRGRSRPEEDDDLANARPSAPSTLFDFLESKMSSLSVEESKMQHPHQSSTDKSIVVKGFQQKNAPWHNDRPQKHDRPPRFQRENLIARQALDNYGPQRGRGSERQHFTGNVQWLDDGRRGGKHYSGNERLRDHEQQMIHFGNETNRKAKGESQTNKLGDGPGSMEFKGSQSKKDQLDYGSQQRAKFENQRHNYSTFNERKGMELSQVIGSGISGNVKNSRDFSLHIDNTCARIVDACNISNGQVEDPFFRKRTGPIKSTEHSQSKLTEYSQNNNGIYDSGSKKRTGPIKPERTWEKSYETDYPSSAVSNKSHFSDWRPGDQCLALYWEDNKFYRAVIKALHPSGVTAVVVFRGYGNYEEVLLSNIKPLQEEFWNVLME